The following DNA comes from bacterium.
CAATAAAATACAATCAATATTTAAGAGGTTTTTACTTTAGACTAAAAGCTAAAAAAGGCAGCGGTAAGGCGATTATCGCGACAGCGAGAAAGTTTCTTACAATAATTTATCGCACACTTAAAAATAACTGGGTGTTCGATGATTTTAATAAATTCAAATTAGCTGAAGCTATTTAAAAAATAAGTCTTCAGAGTAGAAAATAATTGACTTTTAACATAGGAGAAATAAAAGATGAAAAAGATATTTTTTTGTATTTTACTTTTTCTTTTAGTACCGGTGTTAGCGGGAAATTCTGCCGGCTCAAT
Coding sequences within:
- a CDS encoding IS110 family transposase; translated protein: IKYNQYLRGFYFRLKAKKGSGKAIIATARKFLTIIYRTLKNNWVFDDFNKFKLAEAI